In the Chroococcidiopsis sp. SAG 2025 genome, one interval contains:
- a CDS encoding 2Fe-2S iron-sulfur cluster-binding protein, which translates to MRKPIQQQKVLRLNPPVHVVLRRRIQQKSILQLNPPVQGSRMKAYQIELVNRNNFTLNVAADKYILDAVEAAGLKLPVGCRYGACITCAARILSGEVEQTNAIALKPQQAAKGYVLLCVATPRSDCKFEVGVECQKELYVNPFIGIR; encoded by the coding sequence TTGCGGAAACCTATCCAACAGCAAAAAGTTCTGCGGCTAAACCCGCCCGTACATGTTGTTTTGAGGAGACGTATCCAACAGAAAAGCATTCTACAATTAAACCCGCCCGTACAAGGGAGTCGAATGAAAGCCTATCAAATTGAACTGGTTAACAGAAATAATTTTACTCTTAACGTAGCAGCAGACAAATATATTTTGGATGCGGTAGAAGCGGCTGGATTAAAATTACCCGTAGGCTGTCGTTATGGGGCTTGTATTACTTGTGCTGCCCGGATTTTATCAGGTGAAGTAGAACAGACAAATGCGATCGCCCTCAAACCCCAGCAAGCCGCAAAAGGTTACGTTTTGTTATGCGTTGCCACTCCCCGCTCTGATTGTAAGTTTGAAGTCGGCGTAGAATGTCAAAAAGAATTGTATGTAAACCCTTTTATCGGTATTAGGTAG
- the kbl gene encoding glycine C-acetyltransferase, with the protein MLTTAAASVFQSLLDEIHQSGLRKEERAIASPQDAKIQLQDGRTVLNFCANNYLGLSNHPDIIAAAQEGIAKYGFGLSSVRFICGTQTIHKELEAKISAFLGTEDTILYGSCFDANAGLFETLLDDECAVISDALNHASIIDGIRLCKAKRYRFAHSNRSELEQTLQATQSLKIRLIVTDGVFSMDGDIAKLDQICNLAEQYDALVMVDDSHATGILGATGRGSIEHRGVIGRVDIITSTLGKALGGASGGFTSAHKVIIDLLRQRSRPYLFSNSLAPAIVYTSIKVLDLLNQTSELRQRLMENASYFRTSIGDRGFEIKPGIHPIVPIMLYDAKLAQAMARELLDEGIYVISFSYPVVPQGHARIRVQVSATHTREQLEQCVEAFARVGKKYGVI; encoded by the coding sequence CGCAAAGAGGAACGAGCGATCGCGTCGCCTCAAGATGCCAAAATCCAACTTCAGGATGGTCGGACGGTACTGAACTTCTGCGCTAACAACTATCTAGGATTATCTAACCATCCTGATATTATTGCCGCAGCTCAGGAAGGAATTGCTAAATATGGTTTTGGCTTGTCATCGGTGCGCTTTATCTGTGGCACGCAAACCATACATAAAGAGCTGGAAGCAAAGATTTCTGCGTTTCTCGGTACTGAAGATACTATTCTGTACGGTTCCTGTTTTGATGCCAATGCCGGACTATTTGAAACACTACTAGATGATGAGTGTGCGGTCATTAGCGATGCACTCAACCACGCCAGCATTATTGACGGAATTCGGTTGTGTAAAGCTAAACGTTATCGGTTTGCCCATAGCAATAGGTCGGAGTTGGAGCAAACGCTGCAAGCTACCCAATCGCTTAAAATCCGCTTAATTGTCACGGATGGGGTCTTCAGTATGGATGGCGATATCGCTAAGCTAGACCAAATCTGCAATTTAGCTGAACAGTATGATGCGCTGGTCATGGTAGATGATAGTCATGCTACTGGGATTTTGGGAGCAACAGGACGCGGCTCGATCGAACATCGTGGTGTCATAGGTCGTGTAGATATTATCACTAGTACGTTGGGCAAAGCGCTAGGTGGAGCTTCTGGAGGCTTTACATCAGCTCATAAAGTCATTATCGACTTGCTGAGGCAGCGATCGCGCCCCTATTTATTTTCTAACAGCCTTGCTCCGGCGATCGTCTACACCAGTATTAAGGTATTGGACTTACTCAACCAAACCTCAGAATTACGTCAAAGATTGATGGAGAATGCCAGCTACTTTCGGACTTCCATCGGCGATCGCGGTTTTGAAATTAAACCTGGTATTCACCCGATCGTACCAATTATGCTGTACGACGCGAAACTCGCACAAGCTATGGCGCGAGAGCTACTCGATGAGGGGATTTATGTCATCAGCTTTAGCTATCCCGTAGTTCCCCAAGGTCATGCCCGAATTCGAGTACAAGTTTCTGCCACTCACACGCGAGAACAATTAGAGCAATGTGTAGAAGCGTTTGCTCGCGTGGGGAAAAAGTATGGAGTTATTTAA
- a CDS encoding IS1 family transposase (programmed frameshift), which produces MQCPECQSTHIRKNGIKRGKQNHICVDCGRQFIEHYETCRGYSDEVKRECLKMYVNGIGFRGIERVKGVHHTTIIHWLKQVGNNLPDADAPETVPQVGELDELETFVGGKKNKIWLWTAVDHFTSGILGWALGDHSAETFAPLWAIVAQWRCYFYVTDGWSVYPGFIPDGDQIVSKTYMTRVESENTRLRHYLARLHRKTLCYSKSEEMLKYSIRLLLHYLKFWNVPVPQ; this is translated from the exons ATGCAATGTCCAGAGTGCCAATCAACTCATATTCGGAAGAATGGCATCAAGCGAGGTAAACAGAACCACATTTGTGTTGATTGTGGGCGACAATTCATTGAACACTATGAAACATGCAGAGGTTACAGCGATGAAGTCAAACGGGAATGCTTGAAAATGTATGTGAATGGCATCGGTTTTCGAGGAATTGAACGAGTTAAAGGTGTTCATCATACGACAATCATTCACTGGCTCAAGCAAGTAGGTAACAATCTGCCTGATGCTGATGCCCCAGAAACAGTCCCCCAAGTCGGTGAACTAGATGAACTAGAAACCTTCGTCGGTG GCAAAAAAAACAAAATCTGGCTGTGGACAGCAGTAGATCACTTCACTTCAGGGATTTTAGGTTGGGCGTTGGGCGACCATAGTGCTGAAACCTTTGCCCCGCTATGGGCGATCGTTGCCCAATGGCGGTGCTACTTTTATGTTACGGATGGTTGGAGTGTTTATCCAGGTTTTATTCCAGACGGCGATCAAATTGTCAGTAAGACTTATATGACCAGAGTTGAGTCCGAAAATACAAGACTGAGGCACTATCTGGCTCGGCTGCATCGAAAGACACTGTGCTACTCCAAATCAGAAGAAATGCTGAAATATTCAATTCGATTGTTACTGCACTATCTCAAATTCTGGAATGTTCCAGTTCCTCAATAG
- the cysC gene encoding adenylyl-sulfate kinase, with amino-acid sequence MEVSMKRQGLILWLTGLSGAGKTTIAKEVEQALKKRSCLVEILDGDVIRTKLSKDLGFSKQDRETNIRRIGFVADLLSRNGIVVIVAAISPYRAVRDELRRTTENFIEVYVNAPLNVCEIRDVKGLYAMARAGEIKSFTGIDDLYEEPLNPDIICYTSQESIQESVTRVIAELEILDYIPLEPQLEYSI; translated from the coding sequence ATGGAGGTAAGTATGAAGAGGCAAGGTTTAATTTTATGGTTAACAGGGCTTAGCGGTGCAGGCAAAACCACCATTGCTAAAGAAGTAGAGCAAGCACTTAAAAAACGTAGTTGCTTAGTAGAAATTTTAGATGGTGATGTTATCAGAACAAAACTTTCAAAAGATTTAGGCTTTAGCAAACAAGATCGCGAAACTAATATTCGTCGTATTGGATTTGTGGCTGATTTGCTCAGTCGTAATGGCATAGTAGTCATTGTAGCTGCAATTAGTCCTTATCGCGCTGTCAGGGATGAACTACGGAGAACAACAGAAAACTTTATAGAGGTTTATGTAAATGCACCACTTAATGTTTGTGAAATACGTGATGTCAAAGGACTTTACGCCATGGCGCGAGCAGGAGAAATAAAATCTTTTACAGGAATTGACGATCTATATGAAGAACCTCTCAATCCAGATATTATTTGTTATACCTCACAAGAAAGTATTCAGGAAAGTGTTACCAGGGTGATTGCAGAACTAGAGATACTAGATTATATTCCTCTCGAACCTCAACTAGAGTATTCCATCTAA
- the mtnB gene encoding methylthioribulose 1-phosphate dehydratase → MLNYQPSITNSKTTDPRFELIDAARYFYRQDWMVGTAGNLSARLADDSFWITASGKAKGELSTSDFVCVALDGKILERTSANIKPSAETIIHQAIYSLFPTAQACYHVHSIEANLVSHFTNKDNLPLPPLEMVKGLGVWEENPQVAIPVFENYLEVSQIAAEISDRFSTQLPQVPALLIRNHGVTVWADSLTSARNYVELIEYIFRYMVAARQAGIF, encoded by the coding sequence ATGCTTAATTATCAACCATCAATAACTAACAGCAAAACTACCGATCCGCGTTTTGAATTGATCGATGCTGCGCGTTATTTCTACCGTCAAGATTGGATGGTCGGAACGGCAGGAAATCTTTCCGCTCGTCTTGCTGATGATAGTTTTTGGATTACGGCAAGTGGGAAGGCAAAAGGAGAGTTATCAACTAGCGATTTCGTTTGCGTTGCCCTCGATGGTAAGATTTTAGAAAGAACATCTGCTAATATTAAACCATCGGCAGAAACAATAATTCATCAAGCAATTTATAGCTTGTTTCCAACAGCTCAAGCTTGCTATCACGTTCACTCAATTGAAGCAAATTTAGTTTCTCACTTTACCAACAAAGATAATTTGCCACTACCACCTCTGGAAATGGTTAAAGGTTTGGGGGTATGGGAAGAAAATCCCCAGGTGGCAATTCCCGTGTTTGAAAATTATTTAGAAGTTTCTCAAATTGCCGCAGAAATTAGCGATCGCTTCAGTACTCAATTACCTCAAGTCCCGGCTTTGTTAATCCGCAATCATGGCGTAACTGTCTGGGCAGATTCCCTCACCTCAGCTCGTAATTATGTTGAGTTGATCGAATACATTTTTCGATACATGGTAGCAGCTCGGCAAGCTGGAATTTTTTGA
- a CDS encoding acireductone dioxygenase, translated as MAILKLEDGTIYTQLADISRELASLNIQLNYWSVGEDAQLRQLLAQESLNSEEKERVLAALDTYFEQLKQTDGYQSRDLIALHPGIPNLDEMLAKFDRIHTHADDEVRYIVDGEGIFGFVRPDGSQVELTVQPEEYINVPAGTEHWFYLTPARRVKAVRYFIDPAGWLPQYTNKEIRFRQSAIA; from the coding sequence ATGGCAATCCTCAAATTAGAAGACGGTACGATATACACTCAACTCGCTGATATTAGTCGCGAGTTAGCTTCCCTAAATATTCAACTCAATTACTGGAGTGTAGGAGAAGATGCCCAATTGCGGCAATTGCTGGCGCAAGAAAGCTTAAACTCGGAGGAGAAAGAACGAGTCCTCGCAGCTTTAGATACCTATTTTGAACAACTCAAACAGACAGATGGCTATCAATCCCGCGATTTAATTGCATTACATCCTGGGATTCCGAATTTAGATGAGATGCTGGCAAAATTCGATCGCATTCACACTCACGCCGATGATGAAGTCAGGTATATTGTCGATGGTGAAGGGATATTTGGTTTCGTGCGTCCTGATGGTAGTCAAGTAGAACTGACAGTGCAACCAGAAGAGTATATTAACGTCCCTGCCGGAACCGAACATTGGTTTTATTTAACACCCGCACGACGAGTCAAAGCTGTACGATATTTCATCGATCCAGCAGGTTGGCTTCCTCAATATACGAATAAAGAAATTCGGTTTCGTCAAAGTGCGATCGCGTAA
- a CDS encoding GNAT family N-acetyltransferase, whose protein sequence is MSRYSDSNDIHIRLANMEDVEAIAILSHQLGYSVSTIAIEQRLDQILSDSNHIIYVATGLDDRAIAWIHAYTYHSLLTNFHAEIGGLVVTESDRGAGIGRKLLDQAESWAKTRGCQSLLVRSNIVRSAAHRFYQKCGYNQVKTSLVFHKVLSYGDL, encoded by the coding sequence ATGTCTAGGTACTCAGATAGCAACGACATTCATATTCGCTTAGCTAATATGGAAGATGTTGAGGCGATCGCAATTTTGTCTCACCAACTTGGCTATTCTGTTTCGACTATTGCCATAGAGCAGCGCCTAGACCAAATTTTATCAGACAGCAACCATATTATCTATGTAGCCACAGGTCTAGACGATCGAGCGATCGCTTGGATTCACGCTTACACTTATCACTCGCTGCTGACAAATTTTCATGCTGAAATTGGCGGCTTAGTTGTGACAGAAAGCGATCGCGGTGCTGGTATTGGTAGAAAATTGCTCGACCAAGCTGAAAGCTGGGCAAAGACACGCGGATGTCAAAGTTTATTAGTTCGCTCTAATATTGTCCGTTCAGCAGCTCATCGTTTCTACCAAAAATGCGGCTACAATCAAGTCAAAACATCTTTGGTATTCCACAAAGTTTTATCATATGGCGATCTGTAG